The Acidimicrobiia bacterium genome contains a region encoding:
- a CDS encoding dihydroorotate dehydrogenase: MSVRLGSLELPNPIVTASGTYGHGAEVAKQGDASRLGAITAKSVTSIPWPGKPAPRLHMTAAGMLNAVGLQGPGATAWIEHDLPALRAEGARVIASIWGQTVEEFGCATELLRPARDDLVAVEVNVSCPNLHQRSEMFAHDPDATASAVRAVVDVGLGLPVFAKLSPNVTDLRVIAHAAVEAGATGLTLVNTLMGLLVDAETRQPVLGGGGGGLSGPAIKPIALRAVHDVTRALPRVPVIGTGGVQSGVDAVEMLLAGATAVGVGTASFLDPRAPYRVLDELADWCARHNVARVSDLIGAMQV; the protein is encoded by the coding sequence ATGAGCGTCCGGCTCGGGTCGCTCGAGCTGCCGAACCCGATCGTCACCGCGTCGGGGACCTACGGGCACGGCGCCGAGGTCGCGAAGCAGGGCGACGCGAGCCGGCTGGGTGCGATCACCGCCAAGTCGGTGACGTCGATACCGTGGCCGGGGAAGCCGGCGCCGCGCCTGCACATGACCGCGGCGGGGATGCTCAACGCGGTCGGCCTGCAAGGCCCGGGTGCCACCGCGTGGATCGAGCACGACCTTCCTGCGCTCCGAGCCGAGGGTGCGCGCGTCATCGCGTCGATCTGGGGGCAGACGGTCGAGGAGTTCGGGTGCGCCACAGAACTGCTCCGGCCCGCTCGCGACGACCTGGTCGCGGTCGAGGTGAACGTGAGCTGCCCGAACCTGCACCAGCGCTCCGAGATGTTCGCCCACGATCCGGATGCCACTGCGAGTGCAGTTCGCGCCGTTGTCGATGTGGGGCTCGGGTTGCCGGTGTTCGCAAAGTTGTCCCCGAATGTGACGGATCTCAGGGTGATCGCTCACGCGGCGGTCGAAGCCGGCGCAACCGGGTTGACGCTTGTGAACACGCTCATGGGTCTGCTCGTCGACGCGGAGACACGCCAGCCGGTGCTCGGTGGCGGAGGTGGGGGACTTTCGGGACCCGCGATCAAGCCGATCGCGCTCCGAGCTGTGCACGACGTCACGCGCGCGTTGCCGCGCGTTCCTGTGATCGGCACCGGGGGCGTGCAGTCCGGTGTTGACGCGGTCGAGATGCTGCTCGCAGGCGCGACTGCAGTGGGCGTCGGAACCGCAAGCTTCCTCGACCCGCGCGCGCCCTACCGGGTGCTCGACGAGCTCGCCGACTGGTGCGCGCGCCACAACGTCGCGCGCGTGAGCGATCTGATCGGTGCGATGCAGGTATGA
- the pyrF gene encoding orotidine-5'-phosphate decarboxylase: MTTNPRDHLVLVLDIERLDAALAYAERMAPWFGIVKVGYELYGAAGPEAFEALQHAGLRVFADLKLHDIPTTVERGARALGRHGVDFLNFHAAGGETMLRAGVAGLRDGAREAGHTQPIALAVTVLTSDTNVAALEPRMQIAANAGCDGVVCAGPDIPLARTRNLRTMVPGIRLPGRDPHDQARVDTPGDAIGRGADWIILGRAVATADDPELAAQETTRDVAAALARASG, translated from the coding sequence ATGACAACGAACCCGCGTGATCATCTCGTACTCGTGCTCGACATCGAACGTCTCGACGCCGCGCTCGCGTACGCCGAGCGGATGGCGCCGTGGTTCGGGATCGTGAAGGTGGGCTACGAGCTCTATGGCGCCGCCGGGCCCGAAGCCTTCGAAGCCTTGCAGCACGCGGGCTTGCGGGTGTTCGCCGATCTGAAGCTTCACGACATCCCGACCACCGTCGAACGGGGAGCGCGCGCGCTCGGCCGGCACGGCGTCGACTTCCTGAACTTCCACGCGGCCGGTGGCGAGACCATGCTGCGCGCCGGAGTGGCCGGCTTGCGCGACGGCGCGCGCGAAGCGGGGCACACGCAACCGATCGCACTCGCGGTCACTGTGCTCACGAGCGACACGAATGTCGCCGCGCTCGAACCGCGCATGCAGATCGCCGCGAACGCAGGGTGCGACGGTGTCGTGTGCGCCGGCCCCGACATTCCGCTGGCGCGTACGCGCAACTTACGCACGATGGTGCCCGGCATCCGGCTCCCGGGTCGCGACCCACACGATCAGGCGCGCGTCGATACGCCCGGAGACGCGATCGGTCGCGGCGCCGACTGGATCATCCTCGGCCGTGCGGTCGCTACGGCGGACGACCCCGAACTGGCGGCGCAAGAGACTACGCGCGATGTCGCTGCCGCGCTCGCCCGCGCATCGGGTTGA
- the mihF gene encoding integration host factor, actinobacterial type, which yields MPLPPALTPEQRHAALQKAAEARRQRAEVKAKLKQGSLGLEDLFDQGTRDDALAKLKVVSVLESLPGVGKVQARRIMDELDISESRRLRGLGRNQRVGLLCHPKIVRGA from the coding sequence ATGCCGTTGCCCCCTGCGCTCACCCCCGAGCAGCGTCATGCTGCGCTTCAGAAAGCGGCGGAAGCCCGTCGCCAACGAGCGGAGGTGAAGGCGAAGCTGAAGCAGGGTTCGCTCGGCCTCGAAGACCTCTTCGACCAGGGCACGCGCGACGATGCGCTCGCGAAGCTCAAAGTCGTGAGTGTGCTGGAGTCGCTCCCGGGCGTCGGCAAAGTGCAGGCGCGCCGGATCATGGACGAGCTCGACATCAGCGAGAGCCGTCGTCTGCGCGGGCTGGGCCGCAACCAGCGCGTGGGCCTGCTGTGCCACCCGAAGATCGTGCGCGGGGCCTGA
- the gmk gene encoding guanylate kinase, producing MIVGPSGVGKGTVVRKLLERDPSIWLSVSTTTRAPRAGEVDGVDYHFVTRKEFDVLRSRGGLLEDFEVFGHSYGTERAPFEEHLAAGQDVVLEIDVQGALAVKRAFPDALLVFVKPPSREEQHRRLIARGVDDPAEIERRLAAAEAEEAKAYAFDAVVVNDDVDTAVSEVAGILNSHRATG from the coding sequence GTGATCGTCGGCCCGTCGGGGGTCGGCAAGGGAACGGTTGTCCGCAAGCTGCTGGAACGCGACCCGTCGATCTGGCTTTCCGTTTCCACGACGACGCGGGCACCGAGGGCGGGCGAGGTCGATGGCGTCGATTACCACTTCGTCACCCGCAAGGAGTTCGACGTGCTCCGCAGCCGAGGCGGGCTCCTCGAGGACTTCGAGGTGTTCGGTCACTCGTACGGCACGGAGCGAGCGCCCTTCGAGGAGCATCTGGCCGCCGGCCAGGACGTGGTGCTGGAGATCGACGTCCAGGGCGCGTTGGCGGTGAAGAGGGCCTTTCCCGACGCGCTGCTCGTGTTCGTGAAGCCGCCGTCTCGGGAGGAGCAGCACCGCCGCCTGATCGCACGTGGGGTCGACGATCCCGCCGAGATCGAACGCAGGCTCGCCGCCGCCGAGGCCGAAGAGGCCAAGGCCTACGCGTTCGACGCCGTCGTGGTCAACGACGACGTGGATACAGCCGTTTCCGAGGTGGCTGGTATCCTGAACTCCCATCGGGCAACGGGCTGA
- the rpoZ gene encoding DNA-directed RNA polymerase subunit omega, which yields MAERRTTLMTPRMESLLERVDSKFTLVTLSAMRAREINDYYNQLGEGLGKIVPPQVNSVSRKPLSISLEEIEAGKIESVPLPEEGEESEAAETDGPHEAGEPVEPAEA from the coding sequence ATGGCCGAGCGACGTACCACGCTCATGACCCCCCGCATGGAGAGCCTGCTCGAGCGGGTCGACTCCAAGTTCACGCTCGTCACGCTCTCTGCGATGCGTGCCCGCGAGATCAACGACTACTACAACCAGCTCGGTGAGGGTCTCGGCAAGATTGTTCCGCCGCAGGTGAATTCCGTGTCGCGCAAGCCGCTGTCGATCTCGCTCGAAGAGATCGAGGCCGGCAAGATCGAGTCTGTGCCGCTGCCCGAAGAGGGCGAGGAGTCAGAGGCCGCCGAAACCGACGGGCCGCACGAGGCCGGCGAGCCGGTCGAGCCCGCCGAGGCCTGA
- the coaBC gene encoding bifunctional phosphopantothenoylcysteine decarboxylase/phosphopantothenate--cysteine ligase CoaBC, translating into MTALHGRRVVLGVSGGIAVYKAVEVCRQLVDAGAYVMPVLTEDSLRFVGALTFTALASEPARTSLFDAPEPIPHTHLGQTADLIVVVPATAKLLGKYAAGISDDLLTATLLATRAPVLVAPAMHTEMWEHPAVQENVATLRRRGVHVVGPESGRLAGGDTGEGRLAEPETIVAAAANVLAGSGSVPERKSGDFVGVRVLVTAGGTREPIDAVRVITNRSSGKQGYAVAEVAARRGAAVTLVTTIGRPAPPAVEIVSVQTAAEMQEAVLSRAADMDVIVQAAAVADFRPKEPPDHKLKKDEGVPDIVLEPTHDFSVDLGRAKRPGQVLVGFAAETSDLVANAARKLESKNLDLIVGNNVAEPDAGFEVDTNRAVILDTQGGVEPLPLQSKIDLAGVILDRVRDLLAKKDAP; encoded by the coding sequence ATGACCGCACTGCACGGCCGGCGCGTCGTGCTCGGTGTGAGCGGTGGCATCGCCGTGTACAAGGCCGTCGAGGTGTGCCGCCAGCTCGTGGACGCGGGCGCGTACGTCATGCCGGTGCTCACCGAGGATTCCTTGCGCTTCGTCGGCGCGCTCACGTTCACCGCGCTCGCGTCCGAACCGGCGCGCACGTCGCTCTTCGACGCGCCGGAGCCCATCCCGCATACCCACCTCGGTCAGACCGCCGATCTCATCGTGGTCGTACCCGCCACCGCGAAGCTGCTCGGCAAGTACGCGGCCGGGATCTCCGACGACCTGCTCACCGCCACGCTCCTCGCCACCCGTGCGCCGGTCCTCGTCGCGCCGGCCATGCATACCGAGATGTGGGAGCACCCCGCGGTGCAGGAGAACGTCGCCACATTGCGCCGCCGGGGAGTGCATGTCGTCGGCCCCGAGAGCGGGCGGCTCGCCGGTGGTGACACGGGGGAGGGCCGGCTCGCTGAGCCCGAGACCATCGTCGCGGCGGCCGCCAACGTCCTCGCGGGATCCGGCTCCGTGCCTGAACGGAAATCCGGCGATTTCGTCGGCGTGCGCGTGCTGGTCACCGCGGGTGGCACGCGCGAGCCGATCGACGCCGTGCGCGTGATCACGAACCGCTCGTCCGGGAAGCAGGGCTACGCGGTCGCCGAGGTCGCGGCGCGCCGCGGCGCCGCCGTCACGCTCGTCACCACAATCGGGCGGCCCGCGCCGCCCGCAGTGGAGATCGTCAGCGTGCAGACGGCCGCCGAGATGCAGGAAGCGGTGCTTTCACGCGCGGCCGACATGGACGTCATCGTCCAGGCCGCTGCGGTGGCCGACTTCCGCCCGAAGGAGCCGCCCGATCACAAACTCAAGAAGGACGAAGGCGTTCCCGACATCGTCCTCGAACCTACGCACGATTTTTCCGTCGACCTCGGCCGCGCGAAGCGCCCGGGCCAGGTGCTGGTCGGCTTCGCGGCGGAAACCAGCGACCTCGTGGCCAACGCGGCACGGAAGCTCGAGTCGAAGAACCTCGACCTCATCGTCGGCAACAACGTGGCCGAACCTGACGCCGGCTTCGAAGTCGACACCAACCGCGCCGTCATCCTCGACACTCAGGGTGGCGTCGAGCCGCTGCCACTGCAATCGAAGATCGACCTTGCCGGAGTGATCCTCGATAGGGTGCGTGACCTCCTCGCGAAGAAAGACGCCCCATGA
- the metK gene encoding methionine adenosyltransferase: MSSFTFTSESVTEGHPDKMCDQISDAVLDAIFEQDPQSRVACESLCTTGLVVVAGEISTRAYVDFQRVVRDTVHSIGYSDASFGFDSKTCAVITSIDEQSPDIAQGVDKSKEVRDGVSDRFDEVGAGDQGMMFGYACDDTPDLMPMPIWLAHRLAKRLTDVRKDGTLDYLRPDGKTQVSVVYADGVPKALSTVLISSQHAPGIDIDGAMKADLLEHVIRPTLPEQFVDDDFEVLVNPTGAFELGGPHADCGLTGRKIIVDTYGGMARHGGGAFSGKDPTKVDRSAAYAARNVAKNVVAAGIATRCEVQVAYAIGISHPVSMMVETFGTSEIDPQKLPALLREHFDLRPAAIIERLDLRRPIFRNTAAYGHFGRSERDFTWERTDDADELAAAAKALA; the protein is encoded by the coding sequence ATGAGTTCCTTCACGTTCACGTCGGAGTCGGTCACCGAGGGCCACCCCGACAAGATGTGCGATCAGATCAGCGACGCGGTCCTCGACGCGATCTTCGAGCAGGACCCGCAGAGCCGGGTGGCCTGCGAGTCGCTGTGCACCACGGGGCTTGTCGTCGTCGCGGGGGAGATCTCTACCCGTGCCTATGTCGACTTCCAGCGCGTCGTGCGCGACACTGTGCACAGCATCGGATATAGCGACGCGTCGTTTGGCTTCGACTCCAAGACCTGCGCGGTGATCACGTCGATCGACGAGCAGTCACCCGACATCGCGCAGGGCGTCGACAAGTCGAAGGAGGTTCGCGACGGCGTCAGCGACCGGTTCGACGAAGTCGGCGCGGGCGACCAAGGGATGATGTTCGGCTACGCGTGCGACGACACGCCCGACCTCATGCCGATGCCGATCTGGCTTGCGCACCGGCTGGCCAAGCGGCTCACCGACGTGCGCAAGGACGGCACCCTCGACTATCTGCGCCCAGACGGCAAGACGCAGGTGAGCGTCGTGTACGCGGACGGGGTCCCGAAGGCGCTGTCCACGGTGCTGATCTCGAGCCAGCACGCGCCCGGCATCGACATCGACGGCGCGATGAAGGCCGACCTGCTCGAGCACGTCATCAGGCCCACCTTGCCGGAACAGTTCGTCGACGACGACTTCGAAGTGCTCGTGAACCCAACGGGCGCGTTCGAGCTCGGTGGCCCGCACGCCGACTGCGGGCTCACGGGGCGGAAGATCATCGTCGACACCTATGGCGGCATGGCCCGTCATGGCGGCGGCGCGTTCAGCGGGAAAGACCCCACCAAGGTCGACCGCTCGGCGGCGTACGCGGCGCGCAACGTTGCGAAGAACGTTGTCGCCGCGGGTATCGCTACACGGTGTGAGGTGCAGGTCGCGTACGCGATCGGCATCTCGCATCCGGTGTCGATGATGGTCGAGACGTTCGGAACGTCGGAAATCGACCCGCAGAAGCTCCCGGCGCTGCTGCGGGAGCACTTCGACCTGCGTCCGGCCGCGATCATCGAGCGCCTCGACCTGCGCAGGCCCATTTTTCGCAACACCGCGGCCTACGGGCACTTCGGACGGTCCGAGCGCGACTTCACGTGGGAGCGCACCGACGACGCCGACGAGCTTGCCGCGGCCGCGAAGGCGCTCGCGTAA
- a CDS encoding nuclear transport factor 2 family protein, which yields MAEFDDRLTAIEDRIAITEVIASYGYDYDEFRIDQWLEKFTPDATVTVSLEGNELGGTTGRDAIGNLLGARVAGFQADNVQRRHNMTSIVVDELTATTAKARSYLLLTSTGPDGPTELVTSGRYLFDLVKQDGVWLVSAWVIGLDDPGFAEGHG from the coding sequence ATGGCTGAGTTCGACGACCGGCTGACCGCGATCGAGGATCGGATCGCGATCACCGAGGTGATCGCGTCGTACGGGTACGACTACGACGAGTTCCGCATCGACCAGTGGCTCGAGAAGTTCACACCGGACGCCACCGTCACCGTAAGCCTCGAGGGCAACGAGTTGGGTGGTACGACCGGTAGGGACGCGATCGGCAACCTTCTCGGCGCGCGCGTCGCCGGGTTCCAAGCGGACAACGTGCAGCGCCGGCACAACATGACCAGCATCGTGGTTGACGAGCTCACCGCCACAACCGCGAAGGCGCGCTCGTACCTGCTGCTCACCTCCACCGGCCCGGACGGACCAACCGAACTGGTCACGTCGGGCCGATACCTCTTCGACCTCGTCAAGCAGGACGGTGTCTGGCTCGTCTCCGCGTGGGTCATCGGACTCGACGACCCGGGCTTCGCCGAGGGCCACGGATAA
- the def gene encoding peptide deformylase: MSSYVLRLFGDPVLKQPAREVEEITPDLAPLVYGMYETMELAEGVGLAAPQVGVRKRLFTYDLHEGDGPGVVINPVIVETAGEIESEEGCLSLPGFRFEIIRAERVTMRGVDLDGKEVVLEGDDLLARMIQHEIDHLDGVLLLDRLEPDVRRAALAELRTRQLAAAPPAGEPGL; the protein is encoded by the coding sequence ATGTCGAGTTACGTGCTGCGGCTGTTCGGCGATCCCGTGCTGAAACAGCCCGCGCGCGAGGTCGAAGAGATCACTCCCGATCTCGCCCCGCTCGTGTACGGCATGTACGAGACGATGGAGCTCGCCGAAGGGGTCGGCCTCGCGGCTCCGCAGGTTGGCGTGCGCAAGCGTCTCTTCACGTACGACCTCCACGAGGGCGACGGTCCCGGCGTGGTGATCAACCCCGTAATCGTCGAGACTGCGGGGGAGATCGAATCGGAGGAGGGCTGCCTCTCGTTGCCCGGCTTCCGCTTCGAGATCATCCGCGCCGAGCGGGTCACCATGCGCGGTGTCGACCTCGACGGCAAGGAGGTCGTGCTCGAGGGTGACGACCTGCTCGCGCGCATGATCCAGCACGAGATCGACCACCTCGACGGTGTGCTGCTCCTCGACCGGCTCGAGCCCGACGTTCGCCGTGCCGCGCTGGCCGAGCTGCGGACCCGCCAGCTCGCGGCCGCGCCTCCCGCCGGCGAGCCGGGCCTGTAA
- the fmt gene encoding methionyl-tRNA formyltransferase codes for MFFGTPADAVPALRALHDAGYDIALVVTQPDRRRGRRGRADPSPVKAAASELGLPVRTPERAREVTDEVAASGADVGVVVAFGQLLPEPLFAGVPLGFVNVHFSLLPRWRGAAPVERAILAGDAETGVCIMAIEKGLDTGAVFARTATPIGDDETAGELRERLVALGTDLLVDTLPKLATITPEPQAGEPTSADKLTVEEFELDFSRPPAELVRVVRAGNPRPGAWTTIDGRRLKVWRARVGADGSLELLEVQPEGRARMSGDAWTRGRHGTPVRFGS; via the coding sequence GTGTTCTTCGGAACCCCCGCCGACGCCGTACCCGCGCTGCGCGCGCTGCACGACGCCGGCTACGACATCGCGCTCGTCGTCACCCAGCCCGACCGGCGGCGCGGCCGCCGCGGCCGCGCCGATCCCAGCCCGGTGAAGGCCGCGGCCTCAGAGCTCGGTCTCCCGGTCCGCACACCCGAGCGGGCCCGCGAGGTCACCGACGAGGTTGCCGCGAGCGGCGCCGACGTAGGGGTCGTGGTCGCGTTCGGCCAGCTCCTCCCCGAACCGCTGTTCGCCGGGGTGCCGCTCGGGTTCGTGAACGTCCACTTCTCGCTGCTGCCCCGATGGCGCGGCGCGGCGCCGGTCGAGCGGGCGATCCTCGCCGGGGACGCCGAAACCGGCGTCTGCATCATGGCGATCGAGAAGGGGCTCGACACCGGGGCCGTGTTCGCGCGCACTGCCACTCCCATCGGCGACGACGAGACCGCGGGCGAGCTGCGTGAGCGTCTCGTCGCGCTCGGTACCGACCTCCTCGTCGACACGCTGCCGAAGCTCGCGACGATCACGCCGGAGCCGCAAGCCGGCGAGCCCACCTCGGCCGACAAGCTGACCGTCGAAGAATTCGAGCTCGACTTCTCACGCCCACCGGCGGAGCTCGTTCGCGTCGTGCGAGCCGGGAACCCGCGCCCCGGCGCATGGACCACGATCGACGGCCGTCGCCTCAAGGTGTGGCGTGCGCGTGTCGGCGCCGACGGCTCGCTCGAGCTCCTCGAAGTGCAGCCCGAGGGTCGCGCCCGAATGTCGGGCGACGCGTGGACGCGCGGCCGTCACGGTACGCCGGTCCGCTTCGGCTCGTGA
- the rsmB gene encoding 16S rRNA (cytosine(967)-C(5))-methyltransferase RsmB, which translates to MTSSRLLALDALVRIEDGAYAQVLVPAMLRGSQLRDRDRAFATDLVYGTVRSERRLDDLVTRAAKRPLHRLDPPVRAALRLGAYQLLHDVPRHAAVSETVDALAARSPRARGFVNAVLRALTRLGPPWPEPTSEGVALSYPDWLVDCLQRDLGDEDARAALVAMNEPAATTLRRNPLRATADALEAGLRDAGAQVERGALGPDALGVRGIGDPAALPAVRDGRATPQDQASQAVVGVLDPRAGERIADVAAAPGGKATAIAERVGADGAVVALDVDAGRLRLVREASARLGLGTVHAVVADGRALPLRPASFDRVLLDAPCSGLGVLRRRPDARWRVTESSIGGLAALQRELLAPAAELVRSGGVLVYSVCTLTRAETVDIDEWATQHLDGFDALPRPGTPWKPLGRGALLLPQAAGTDGMFVLSLRRHE; encoded by the coding sequence GTGACTTCGTCGCGTCTCCTCGCGCTCGACGCGCTCGTGCGTATCGAGGACGGCGCATACGCGCAGGTCCTGGTACCTGCGATGCTGCGCGGTTCGCAACTGCGCGACCGCGACCGCGCGTTCGCGACCGATCTCGTGTACGGCACCGTGCGTTCGGAGCGCCGTCTCGACGATCTGGTCACGCGAGCGGCGAAGCGGCCCCTTCACCGGCTCGACCCTCCGGTTCGTGCTGCGCTGCGGCTCGGCGCGTATCAACTGCTGCACGACGTGCCGCGCCACGCGGCGGTGTCGGAGACGGTCGACGCGCTCGCGGCGCGCTCACCACGCGCACGCGGGTTCGTGAACGCGGTGCTGCGCGCGTTGACACGGCTCGGTCCGCCGTGGCCCGAACCCACGAGCGAGGGTGTCGCGCTTTCGTATCCCGACTGGCTCGTCGATTGCCTCCAGCGCGATCTGGGCGACGAGGACGCGCGCGCGGCGCTCGTCGCCATGAACGAACCGGCTGCGACGACACTGCGTCGGAATCCGCTCCGCGCGACCGCCGATGCGCTCGAGGCAGGGCTTCGCGATGCCGGGGCGCAGGTCGAGCGGGGCGCGCTCGGTCCCGATGCGCTCGGCGTGCGCGGCATCGGTGATCCTGCCGCCCTCCCCGCGGTACGCGACGGCCGGGCCACCCCGCAAGACCAGGCGAGCCAGGCAGTCGTCGGGGTGCTGGATCCCCGAGCGGGGGAGCGCATCGCCGACGTCGCCGCCGCGCCCGGAGGGAAGGCCACCGCCATCGCCGAGCGGGTCGGCGCCGACGGCGCGGTCGTCGCCCTCGACGTCGACGCCGGCCGGCTCCGCCTGGTGCGCGAGGCGTCGGCCCGGCTCGGTCTCGGCACCGTGCACGCGGTCGTCGCCGACGGGCGGGCACTGCCGCTCCGTCCGGCGAGCTTCGACCGCGTGCTGCTCGACGCGCCGTGCAGCGGACTCGGCGTGCTGCGCCGCCGCCCCGACGCCCGCTGGCGCGTCACCGAATCGTCGATCGGCGGCCTGGCTGCACTGCAACGTGAGCTGCTCGCTCCCGCGGCCGAGCTGGTCCGTTCCGGCGGTGTGCTCGTCTACTCGGTCTGTACGCTGACCCGCGCCGAGACCGTCGACATCGACGAGTGGGCCACGCAGCACCTCGACGGCTTCGACGCGCTCCCGCGTCCCGGCACGCCCTGGAAACCGCTCGGTCGCGGTGCGCTCCTCCTCCCGCAGGCGGCAGGCACCGACGGAATGTTCGTGCTGTCGCTCCGGCGTCACGAATAG